The following proteins are co-located in the Haloplanus sp. HW8-1 genome:
- a CDS encoding HesB/IscA family protein yields the protein MSTETVDGASDGVVKITQEAASEALDLMDREGMDCDIGGLRLFVQQGGCAGLSYGMRFDDEPEDDDMIVEDHDLRVFVDPASADYIGGSVLDYESGLQAEGFHVENPNVVSECGCGESFRT from the coding sequence ATGAGTACCGAGACCGTCGACGGGGCGAGCGACGGCGTGGTGAAGATCACCCAGGAAGCCGCCTCGGAAGCCCTCGACTTGATGGACCGCGAGGGGATGGACTGCGACATCGGTGGCCTGCGACTGTTCGTCCAGCAGGGGGGGTGTGCGGGCCTCTCCTACGGAATGCGGTTCGACGACGAACCCGAAGACGACGACATGATCGTCGAGGACCACGACTTGCGGGTGTTCGTCGACCCCGCGAGCGCCGACTACATCGGGGGATCCGTCCTCGACTACGAGTCGGGGCTCCAGGCCGAGGGGTTCCATGTCGAGAACCCGAACGTCGTCTCGGAGTGTGGCTGTGGCGAGTCGTTCCGGACCTGA
- a CDS encoding metal-dependent hydrolase: MFVGHAAVAFAIVAGVAVGRGWTAERALTVGLLAGAFAALPDVDIAYALVGVAAAAGGDALSLATAFWSTGNLVHRAVTHSLVLSPAVALLAAFAGMERRTHLVAVGLGGVVVAVAWVASGPLGVVVTIPFVAGAALLGVVADRYADCSPVHVVAAGLVGLASHPFGDLFTGEPPAMLYPLDATLVGERVVLAADPTLHLLAAFGIELATVWAAVAVAGVATGLRPRTAVGRRASLGAGYAASVLLIPAPTLDLSYPFVFSVLGVGLVGVLPRVRLVRPGGPSVELPDWLAACLTGLSAITVAWLAYAAAYLVVG; this comes from the coding sequence ATGTTCGTGGGACACGCCGCCGTCGCGTTCGCCATCGTTGCGGGCGTCGCGGTCGGCCGCGGCTGGACCGCCGAGCGAGCCCTCACCGTCGGGCTGCTGGCGGGAGCCTTCGCCGCGCTCCCCGACGTCGACATCGCGTACGCCCTCGTCGGCGTCGCGGCCGCCGCCGGCGGCGACGCTCTGAGCCTCGCGACCGCGTTCTGGTCGACGGGCAACCTCGTCCACCGGGCGGTGACTCACTCGCTGGTCCTATCCCCGGCGGTCGCCCTGCTCGCGGCGTTCGCGGGGATGGAGCGCCGTACACACCTCGTCGCGGTCGGTCTGGGGGGGGTCGTCGTCGCCGTCGCCTGGGTCGCGAGCGGTCCGCTCGGCGTCGTCGTCACGATTCCCTTCGTCGCCGGGGCGGCCCTGCTCGGCGTCGTCGCCGACCGCTACGCCGACTGCTCGCCGGTCCACGTGGTCGCCGCTGGCTTGGTCGGGCTCGCCTCCCATCCCTTCGGCGACCTGTTTACGGGTGAGCCGCCGGCGATGCTCTACCCCCTCGACGCGACGCTCGTGGGCGAGCGGGTCGTCCTCGCGGCCGATCCGACGCTCCACCTGCTCGCGGCCTTCGGGATCGAACTCGCGACGGTCTGGGCGGCCGTCGCCGTCGCCGGCGTCGCGACGGGACTCCGCCCGCGAACCGCCGTGGGCCGGCGGGCGAGCCTCGGTGCCGGCTACGCGGCGAGCGTCCTCCTCATTCCGGCGCCGACGCTCGATCTCTCCTACCCGTTCGTGTTCTCGGTCCTCGGGGTCGGCCTCGTGGGCGTCCTGCCGCGGGTGCGGCTGGTTCGTCCCGGCGGACCGTCCGTCGAACTCCCGGACTGGCTCGCCGCCTGCCTGACCGGCCTGTCGGCGATCACGGTCGCGTGGCTGGCCTACGCTGCCGCCTACCTGGTCGTCGGGTAG
- a CDS encoding putative sulfate/molybdate transporter, which yields MSLADWRESRFDVAWGEVTGAVGDTVTVLPIVVAVAALTDLGLGRLLAGFGLFQVVWGLYYGHPMSVEPMKALAALVIAGGLTTGEYVAAGLLAGGTLLVVGRTGTLGRLAPYVGEPVVRGIQIGVALILLRTGVTTGLGDPGLAALSVVVALGAVALGYRNAAALAVLGVGGALAVGNAGTITPHPPSPTLLDPVALTLSRNAVGATLGQLAMTVGNAAVATSLLVGEYFDADASPDDLSTSMGVMNLLAVPLGAMPMCHGSGGVAGKYAFGARTATSNLVLGGVYLLLAVVAVDVVASFPMAVLGVVLVLVALELGRAGVDTEDPLLAGAVGVVALLANVGVAFLVGLVGYHALARWRDNDADT from the coding sequence ATGTCGTTGGCCGACTGGCGGGAGTCGCGGTTCGACGTGGCCTGGGGGGAGGTAACCGGGGCCGTCGGCGACACCGTCACCGTCCTGCCCATCGTCGTCGCCGTCGCGGCCCTCACGGATCTCGGCCTCGGCCGACTCCTCGCCGGATTCGGCCTCTTTCAGGTCGTCTGGGGACTCTACTACGGCCACCCCATGTCCGTCGAGCCGATGAAGGCGCTCGCGGCGCTGGTCATCGCCGGCGGCCTCACCACCGGCGAGTACGTCGCGGCCGGCCTTCTGGCGGGTGGGACACTGCTGGTCGTCGGCCGGACGGGGACGCTCGGTCGGTTGGCGCCCTACGTGGGCGAACCGGTCGTCCGCGGCATCCAGATCGGCGTCGCGTTGATCCTCCTCCGGACGGGCGTGACGACGGGGCTCGGCGACCCGGGTCTCGCCGCGCTCTCCGTGGTGGTCGCGCTCGGTGCCGTGGCGCTCGGCTACCGGAACGCCGCCGCCCTCGCCGTCCTCGGCGTCGGGGGCGCCCTCGCCGTCGGGAACGCGGGGACGATCACCCCTCACCCCCCGTCGCCCACCCTGCTCGATCCGGTGGCGCTCACCCTCTCCCGGAACGCCGTCGGCGCCACCCTCGGCCAGTTGGCGATGACCGTCGGCAACGCGGCCGTCGCCACCTCGCTGCTCGTGGGAGAATACTTCGACGCCGACGCCTCGCCCGACGACCTCTCGACGAGCATGGGCGTGATGAACCTACTGGCCGTCCCCCTCGGCGCGATGCCGATGTGTCACGGGAGCGGCGGCGTCGCCGGCAAGTACGCCTTTGGCGCCCGTACCGCCACCTCGAACCTCGTGCTCGGCGGGGTCTACCTGCTGCTCGCCGTCGTCGCCGTCGACGTCGTGGCGTCGTTCCCGATGGCCGTCCTCGGCGTCGTCCTCGTCCTCGTCGCTCTGGAACTCGGCCGCGCCGGCGTCGACACCGAGGACCCCCTGCTGGCCGGCGCCGTCGGCGTCGTCGCCCTCCTCGCGAACGTCGGCGTCGCCTTCCTCGTCGGGCTGGTCGGCTACCACGCGCTCGCCCGCTGGCGGGACAACGACGCGGACACTTAG
- a CDS encoding alcohol dehydrogenase catalytic domain-containing protein, whose protein sequence is MRSAAFTDLTGPDGVSIVERPTPEPGRGEAIVDVGACSINRHDLWILEGDSAMVDPTDLPFVTGLDVAGVVDAVGAGVTDVAPGDRVLLCPNETCGTCRFCREGPENLCESFSLYHGGLAESARVDADRLVALPDGVDATTAAALPTAYLTAYHMLRRAETEPGDLVFVPGATGGVGVATIQLADLLGLRTIGTSSSASKLDRLADLGVDHTVQGTDPDDLRAAVADVGAPDAVINHLGGPYTGLGLDVMRRGGRMVVCGRTAGPTSEIDVPDLFLGHKRVIGSTMGTQADLTRLVDLVAAGELTPRIDRTYPLDRTGDAFARMQDRDTLGKLVVTMDG, encoded by the coding sequence ATGCGTTCCGCTGCCTTCACCGACCTGACCGGACCGGACGGCGTGAGCATCGTCGAACGACCGACGCCCGAGCCCGGGCGGGGCGAGGCCATCGTCGACGTCGGAGCCTGCTCGATCAACCGCCACGACCTCTGGATCCTGGAGGGGGACTCGGCGATGGTCGACCCGACCGACCTCCCCTTTGTCACTGGCCTCGACGTCGCCGGCGTCGTCGACGCCGTCGGCGCGGGGGTCACGGACGTCGCACCCGGCGACCGCGTACTCCTCTGTCCGAACGAGACGTGTGGAACCTGCCGGTTCTGTCGCGAGGGCCCGGAGAACCTCTGTGAGTCCTTCTCGCTGTATCACGGCGGCCTCGCGGAGTCGGCCCGCGTGGACGCCGACCGACTCGTGGCCTTGCCCGACGGCGTCGACGCGACGACTGCGGCGGCGCTCCCGACCGCCTACCTGACCGCCTACCACATGCTCCGCCGGGCCGAGACCGAACCCGGAGACCTCGTGTTCGTCCCCGGTGCCACCGGCGGCGTCGGCGTCGCCACGATCCAGCTCGCGGACCTCCTCGGTCTCCGCACCATCGGGACGTCCTCCTCGGCGTCGAAACTCGACCGGCTGGCCGACCTCGGCGTCGACCACACCGTCCAGGGAACGGACCCCGACGACCTCCGGGCAGCGGTCGCGGACGTCGGCGCACCCGACGCGGTCATCAACCACCTCGGTGGCCCCTACACCGGCCTCGGCCTCGACGTCATGCGCCGCGGCGGCCGGATGGTCGTCTGCGGGCGAACCGCCGGCCCGACCTCTGAGATCGACGTGCCGGATCTGTTCCTCGGTCACAAGCGCGTCATCGGGAGCACCATGGGCACGCAGGCGGACCTAACGCGCCTGGTCGACCTCGTCGCCGCCGGCGAACTGACCCCCCGGATCGATCGCACGTACCCCCTGGATCGGACGGGCGACGCCTTCGCGAGGATGCAGGACCGCGACACGCTCGGCAAACTCGTCGTGACGATGGACGGGTGA
- the ggt gene encoding gamma-glutamyltransferase: protein MEPNPNPNPDLDRFDSRRSTVYARGGMVATSQPLAAQAGVAALREGGNAFDAAVTTAAALNVVEPMSTGIGGDAFALYRTADGDVGAFRSCGGAPAAATVDAVRERVADRSGVDPAEAAMPDDGPLAVTVPGTARGWETLLADHGNRSLSAALQPAIDYATEGFPVSEVIADMWTAAETLFTGTDARDEYLCDGRAPDPGDVMTLPDLGSTLSTLATDGADAFYEGALADRIGEAVQERGGLLAAADLADFEPEYVDPVSTTYRGAEVYELPPNNQGLIALEALNIAEELDAGTHDYDSADRVHYFVEALKRAFHDGHHYITDPEFEDVPALGSTAYAAERAATVGERAGDVSVGGPAAPGDGDTVLLTVADEAGNVVSFINSIFGHFGSGVVVPGTGITLQNRGSSFSLDPDHPNRIEPGKRPFHTLIPGLVRFDRDDWAAFGVMGGYMQPQGHLQVLANVLDYGMPLQSAMDAPRWRYLADGSLAVEDRFPEGLLPKLVRRGHDVVVKPASEFGGGQITRLADGVIAGATEPRKDGTAAGF from the coding sequence ATGGAGCCGAATCCGAATCCGAATCCGGATCTCGACCGGTTCGATTCGCGACGGTCGACGGTGTACGCACGGGGTGGGATGGTGGCGACGAGCCAGCCACTCGCCGCACAGGCGGGCGTGGCGGCCCTCCGTGAGGGCGGGAACGCCTTCGACGCCGCGGTGACGACGGCGGCGGCGCTGAACGTGGTCGAGCCGATGAGCACGGGGATCGGCGGCGACGCGTTCGCACTCTACCGCACCGCCGACGGCGACGTGGGAGCGTTCCGGTCCTGTGGCGGTGCGCCCGCCGCCGCGACCGTCGATGCCGTCCGCGAGCGCGTGGCCGATCGATCGGGCGTCGATCCCGCCGAGGCGGCGATGCCCGACGACGGTCCGCTGGCGGTGACCGTGCCGGGAACCGCTCGCGGGTGGGAGACCTTACTCGCCGACCACGGGAACCGCTCACTGTCGGCCGCCCTCCAGCCGGCCATCGACTACGCGACCGAGGGCTTCCCTGTCAGCGAGGTCATCGCCGACATGTGGACGGCCGCCGAGACGTTGTTCACCGGGACGGACGCCCGCGATGAGTACCTGTGCGACGGTCGCGCGCCCGACCCCGGGGACGTGATGACGCTCCCGGACCTCGGATCGACGCTCTCGACGCTCGCGACGGATGGCGCCGACGCCTTCTACGAGGGAGCCCTCGCCGACCGTATCGGCGAGGCGGTACAGGAGCGGGGGGGTCTGCTCGCAGCCGCCGACTTGGCCGACTTCGAACCCGAGTACGTCGACCCCGTGTCGACGACGTACCGCGGCGCCGAGGTGTACGAACTCCCGCCGAACAACCAAGGCCTGATCGCGCTGGAGGCGCTCAATATCGCCGAGGAACTCGACGCCGGCACCCACGACTACGACTCCGCCGACCGCGTCCACTACTTCGTCGAGGCGCTCAAGCGGGCCTTTCACGACGGCCACCACTACATCACCGACCCCGAGTTCGAGGACGTACCGGCCCTCGGCTCGACGGCCTACGCCGCCGAGCGGGCGGCCACGGTCGGCGAACGGGCTGGGGACGTCTCGGTCGGCGGGCCGGCCGCGCCGGGCGACGGCGACACCGTCCTCCTGACCGTCGCCGACGAGGCGGGCAACGTCGTCTCCTTCATCAACTCCATTTTCGGCCACTTCGGAAGCGGCGTGGTGGTGCCGGGGACGGGCATCACGCTCCAGAACCGGGGAAGTTCGTTCTCGCTCGATCCGGACCACCCCAACCGGATCGAACCGGGCAAGCGGCCGTTCCACACGCTCATCCCCGGACTCGTCCGGTTCGACCGCGACGACTGGGCGGCCTTCGGCGTCATGGGCGGGTACATGCAGCCACAGGGCCACCTCCAGGTGCTCGCCAACGTGCTGGATTACGGCATGCCGCTCCAGTCGGCGATGGACGCCCCACGCTGGCGCTATCTGGCGGACGGTTCGCTCGCCGTCGAGGATCGGTTCCCGGAGGGGCTGCTCCCGAAACTCGTCCGCCGGGGCCACGACGTGGTAGTGAAGCCGGCCTCGGAGTTCGGCGGCGGCCAGATCACCCGACTCGCGGACGGCGTCATCGCCGGCGCGACCGAACCGCGGAAGGACGGCACCGCGGCGGGCTTCTAA
- the idsA3 gene encoding geranylfarnesyl diphosphate synthase — MTTDPTEERVLAAVRERRERVNAALDEDLPLEEPERLWEASRYLLKAGGKRLRPTVSLLAAEAIADVPPLSVDYRQFPALDGDDVDVMAGALSLEIIQSFTLIHDDIMDDDALRRGVPSVHEAYDVDTAILAGDTLYSTAFEIMAETGAAPENGLEAMRMLANTCTRICEGQALDIEFEHRKEVLPEEYLEMVESKTAVLYGDAAATPAVLLDADDAVVDALYDYGIHSGSAFQIQDDVLDLTVPSEQLGKQRGSDLVENKETLITLHARQQGVDVDSLVDAADAESLTDAAVESAVERLHEAGSIEYAREKARSLVEQGKADLGVLPDNDARALLDDLAEYLISRGY, encoded by the coding sequence ATGACGACCGATCCGACGGAAGAGCGGGTGCTCGCGGCGGTTCGCGAGCGCCGCGAGCGGGTCAACGCCGCCCTCGACGAGGACCTGCCGCTCGAAGAGCCAGAACGGCTCTGGGAGGCCTCGCGATACCTGCTGAAGGCAGGAGGCAAGCGCCTCCGTCCCACGGTGTCGTTGCTCGCCGCCGAGGCCATCGCGGACGTGCCGCCGCTCTCCGTCGACTACCGGCAGTTCCCCGCCCTCGACGGCGACGACGTCGACGTCATGGCAGGGGCTCTGAGTCTGGAGATCATCCAGTCGTTCACCCTCATCCACGACGACATCATGGACGACGACGCCCTCCGTCGCGGGGTCCCGTCCGTCCACGAAGCCTACGACGTCGACACCGCCATCCTCGCGGGCGACACTCTCTACTCCACCGCGTTCGAAATTATGGCCGAAACCGGCGCGGCACCCGAAAACGGGCTGGAGGCGATGCGGATGCTGGCGAACACCTGTACGCGCATCTGTGAGGGCCAGGCCCTCGACATCGAGTTCGAACACCGCAAGGAAGTCCTCCCCGAAGAGTACCTCGAAATGGTCGAGTCGAAGACGGCGGTGCTGTACGGCGACGCGGCGGCGACGCCAGCGGTCCTGCTCGACGCCGACGACGCGGTCGTCGACGCGCTCTACGACTACGGCATCCACTCCGGATCGGCGTTCCAGATCCAGGACGACGTGCTCGACCTGACGGTTCCCTCCGAACAGCTCGGGAAACAGCGCGGCTCCGATCTCGTCGAGAACAAGGAGACGCTCATCACGCTCCACGCCCGACAGCAGGGCGTGGACGTCGACTCGCTGGTCGACGCCGCCGACGCCGAGTCGCTCACCGACGCGGCCGTCGAGTCGGCCGTCGAACGGCTCCACGAGGCTGGCAGTATCGAGTACGCCCGCGAGAAGGCCCGGTCGCTCGTCGAGCAGGGCAAAGCTGATCTCGGCGTCCTCCCCGACAACGACGCCCGGGCCCTCCTCGACGACCTCGCGGAGTACCTCATCTCGCGGGGCTACTGA
- a CDS encoding DUF5816 domain-containing protein: protein MSLTTHTAPGDVTVYVDREAAERGADGPFFVAYRSPDRDRRWGYLCGNCDSFDNAMDAMGRIECNACGNYRKPDRWDAAHE, encoded by the coding sequence GTGTCGCTCACGACCCACACCGCTCCCGGCGACGTGACCGTCTACGTCGACCGCGAGGCCGCCGAACGCGGCGCCGACGGCCCCTTCTTCGTCGCCTATCGCTCACCCGACCGCGACCGCCGGTGGGGCTACCTCTGTGGCAACTGCGACAGTTTCGACAACGCCATGGACGCGATGGGCCGAATCGAGTGCAACGCCTGTGGCAACTACCGGAAACCGGACCGCTGGGACGCCGCCCACGAGTGA
- a CDS encoding DUF7116 family protein — MAPVTMPPVEEARTIFRRLGYSVDGDGVELRAERKWRTVHVTALDADEASSPRQLRADGGRTEYRLRCFVTWMAAAGDLRDRLSTLDPNYEWAVIGVDDEGGDYEVVDRAVTAG; from the coding sequence ATGGCCCCTGTTACCATGCCACCCGTCGAAGAGGCACGGACGATCTTCCGTCGCCTCGGGTACTCCGTCGACGGCGACGGGGTCGAACTCCGGGCTGAACGGAAGTGGCGTACCGTCCACGTAACCGCGCTCGACGCCGACGAGGCGTCTTCACCGCGACAGTTGCGCGCGGACGGGGGACGGACGGAGTATCGTCTCCGCTGTTTCGTCACGTGGATGGCAGCCGCAGGGGACCTCCGCGATCGGCTCTCGACGCTCGATCCGAACTACGAATGGGCGGTCATCGGCGTCGACGACGAAGGCGGAGACTACGAGGTCGTCGACCGCGCCGTGACGGCCGGATAG
- a CDS encoding mechanosensitive ion channel domain-containing protein, producing the protein MDGAALQTGLLRQALAEFVDRLVGTLPTVITGVVFLVLAAILVTVVLFLLKAVLARTMRSQSPVYRQFLTTIVAVFLWFGVGLSALSVVGLDDIAASLGTAAGFLALGVSYATSDMIADAVAGVYLLRDPDFETGDTIRVGDMEGVVQSIELRKTRFTVDGDTVVRGNADIEARWTKVGDGAT; encoded by the coding sequence ATGGACGGCGCAGCACTCCAGACCGGCCTCCTCCGCCAGGCGCTCGCCGAGTTCGTCGACCGCCTCGTCGGCACGTTGCCGACGGTCATCACCGGCGTGGTCTTCCTGGTGCTGGCCGCGATCCTCGTCACCGTCGTCCTCTTCCTCCTGAAGGCCGTCCTCGCGCGGACGATGCGCAGCCAGTCGCCCGTCTACCGTCAGTTTCTGACGACGATCGTCGCGGTCTTCCTCTGGTTCGGGGTCGGCCTCTCGGCACTCTCGGTCGTCGGCCTGGACGACATCGCGGCATCGCTCGGCACGGCCGCCGGCTTCCTCGCGCTCGGCGTCTCGTATGCCACCTCCGATATGATCGCCGACGCCGTCGCCGGGGTGTATCTTCTCCGCGATCCGGACTTCGAGACCGGCGACACCATCCGCGTCGGCGACATGGAGGGGGTCGTCCAGTCCATCGAACTCCGGAAGACGCGGTTCACCGTCGACGGGGACACCGTCGTCCGTGGAAACGCCGACATCGAGGCACGGTGGACGAAGGTCGGCGACGGGGCGACCTGA
- the hisD gene encoding histidinol dehydrogenase, with translation MEVRDIEGLGPAERTALFERDAGVEGIREDVREIVDRVRDEGDVAVREFSREFDDVEVGNLDVTDAAERAHEAVDDDLLAAIRDAAANVREFHERQVPEDWRDDFDGRELGRRFRPLNRVGVYVPGGAAAYPSSALMGVVPATVAGVEHVVVTTPPAEELNTATLAAIHEAGADAVYSVGGAQAVAAMAYGTETVTPVQKVVGPGNRWVTAAKAAVRGDVDIDFLAGPSEILILADGTADPSFVAADLLAQAEHDAHASVVAVTADPDLAAAVVDELDDRVPAVERRETVETALGSDASGVFLARSMSEAVLFAEEYAAEHLSIQADDDEALLDRIDSAGSVFLGPYTPVAAGDYASGTNHVLPTGGGAKRFGGLAVETFLRSTTVQRLDREALDDLAGTITTLAEAEGLENHAESVRRRFE, from the coding sequence ATGGAGGTACGCGACATCGAAGGGCTGGGACCCGCCGAGCGGACGGCGCTGTTCGAGCGTGACGCGGGGGTCGAGGGCATCCGCGAGGACGTCCGCGAGATCGTCGACCGCGTCCGCGACGAGGGCGACGTGGCGGTCCGGGAGTTCTCTCGCGAATTCGACGACGTCGAGGTGGGCAATCTCGACGTGACCGACGCGGCCGAACGCGCCCACGAGGCCGTCGACGACGACCTGCTGGCGGCGATCAGGGACGCCGCCGCCAACGTCCGTGAGTTCCACGAGCGACAGGTGCCCGAGGACTGGCGGGACGACTTCGACGGGCGCGAACTCGGCCGTCGGTTCCGCCCGCTCAACCGGGTCGGCGTCTACGTCCCCGGCGGCGCGGCCGCCTACCCGTCCAGCGCGCTGATGGGCGTCGTCCCCGCGACGGTGGCGGGCGTCGAACACGTCGTCGTGACGACGCCGCCCGCCGAGGAACTGAACACCGCGACGCTCGCGGCGATCCACGAGGCGGGCGCGGACGCCGTCTACAGTGTCGGCGGCGCACAGGCCGTCGCGGCGATGGCCTACGGCACGGAGACGGTGACGCCGGTCCAGAAGGTGGTCGGCCCCGGCAACCGCTGGGTGACCGCCGCCAAGGCCGCGGTGCGGGGCGACGTCGACATCGACTTCCTCGCCGGCCCCTCCGAAATCCTGATCCTCGCCGACGGGACGGCCGACCCGTCGTTCGTCGCCGCCGATCTGCTCGCACAGGCCGAACACGACGCCCACGCTTCGGTCGTCGCGGTGACGGCCGACCCCGACCTCGCCGCGGCGGTGGTCGACGAACTCGACGACCGCGTTCCGGCCGTCGAACGGCGCGAGACGGTCGAGACGGCGCTGGGAAGCGACGCCAGTGGCGTCTTCCTCGCACGCTCCATGTCCGAAGCCGTCCTCTTCGCCGAGGAGTACGCCGCCGAACACCTCTCGATCCAGGCCGACGACGACGAGGCGTTGTTGGACCGTATCGACAGCGCCGGGAGCGTCTTCCTCGGGCCGTACACCCCGGTCGCGGCCGGCGACTACGCCTCCGGGACCAACCACGTCCTGCCGACGGGCGGTGGCGCGAAACGCTTCGGCGGCCTCGCGGTCGAGACGTTTCTGCGTTCGACGACGGTCCAGCGTCTCGACAGGGAGGCCCTGGACGACCTCGCGGGAACGATCACCACCCTCGCGGAGGCCGAGGGCCTGGAAAACCACGCCGAGAGCGTCCGCCGGCGCTTCGAGTAG
- a CDS encoding ribonuclease J, which produces MEIEIATIGGYEEVGRQMTAVRAGDDVVVFDMGLNLSQVLIHDNVETEQMHSLDLIDMGAIPDDRVMSDLEGDVQAIVPTHGHLDHIGAISKLAHRYDAPVVATPFTIELVKQQVQSENKFNVDNDLVKMDPGSTMSIGDSGKVDLEFVNVTHSIIDAINPVLHTPEGAVVYGLDKRMDHTPVIGDPIDMDRFREIGREGEGVLCYIEDCTNAGRKGRTPSESVARKHLRDVMYSVEDYDGGIVATTFSSHIARVTSLVEFAKDIGRQPVLLGRSMEKYSGTAERLDFVDFPDDLGMYGHRKSVDRTFKRIMKEGKENYLPIVTGHQGEPRAMLTRMGRGETPYELEDGDKVLFSARVIPEPTNEGQRYQSERLLKMQGARIYDDIHVSGHLRQEGHYEMLDALQPQHVIPAHQDLEGFAPYVDLCESQGYALGRDLHVTRNGNMIQLVE; this is translated from the coding sequence ATGGAAATCGAAATCGCAACAATCGGCGGCTACGAGGAAGTCGGGCGGCAGATGACTGCCGTCCGCGCCGGTGACGACGTCGTCGTCTTCGACATGGGTCTGAACCTCTCGCAGGTGCTGATCCACGACAACGTCGAAACCGAACAGATGCACAGTCTCGACCTGATCGACATGGGCGCCATCCCCGACGACCGGGTGATGAGCGACCTCGAAGGGGACGTCCAAGCGATCGTTCCCACTCACGGCCACCTCGACCACATCGGCGCAATCTCGAAACTCGCCCACCGCTACGACGCGCCCGTCGTGGCGACGCCTTTCACCATCGAACTGGTGAAACAGCAGGTCCAAAGCGAGAACAAGTTCAACGTGGACAACGACCTCGTCAAGATGGACCCCGGATCGACCATGTCCATCGGCGACTCCGGCAAGGTCGACCTCGAGTTCGTCAACGTCACCCACTCGATCATCGACGCGATCAACCCCGTCCTCCACACGCCGGAGGGCGCAGTCGTCTACGGCCTCGACAAGCGGATGGACCACACGCCGGTCATCGGCGACCCCATCGACATGGACCGCTTCCGCGAGATCGGTCGCGAGGGCGAGGGCGTCCTCTGTTACATCGAGGACTGTACGAACGCGGGCCGCAAGGGTCGCACCCCCAGCGAGTCCGTCGCCCGGAAACACCTCCGCGACGTGATGTACTCCGTCGAGGACTACGACGGCGGTATCGTCGCGACCACGTTCAGTTCCCACATCGCTCGCGTCACCAGTCTCGTGGAGTTCGCGAAGGACATCGGCCGTCAGCCGGTGCTCCTGGGCCGGTCGATGGAGAAGTACTCCGGCACGGCCGAACGCCTTGACTTCGTCGACTTCCCCGACGACCTCGGGATGTACGGCCACCGGAAATCCGTCGACCGCACGTTCAAGCGGATCATGAAAGAGGGCAAGGAGAACTACCTCCCCATCGTCACGGGCCACCAGGGCGAACCGCGCGCGATGCTGACGCGGATGGGCCGCGGCGAGACGCCGTACGAACTCGAAGACGGCGACAAGGTGCTGTTTTCGGCCCGCGTGATCCCGGAACCGACCAACGAGGGCCAGCGCTACCAGTCCGAGCGCCTACTCAAGATGCAGGGCGCCCGCATCTACGACGACATCCACGTCTCCGGCCACCTGCGCCAGGAGGGCCACTACGAGATGCTGGACGCACTCCAACCCCAGCACGTCATCCCGGCCCACCAGGACCTCGAAGGGTTCGCGCCCTACGTCGACCTGTGTGAGAGCCAGGGCTACGCGCTGGGCCGTGACCTGCACGTCACGCGAAACGGCAACATGATTCAACTGGTGGAATGA
- a CDS encoding translation initiation factor eIF-1A yields MSEETGRRDLRMPDDDELFAVVTEHNGGNHVRVRCEDGENRMGRIPGRMKYRTWINEGDVVLVEPWSWQDEKANIEWRYSGQDADQLRREGHID; encoded by the coding sequence ATGAGCGAAGAGACAGGCCGTCGGGACCTCCGAATGCCCGACGACGACGAGCTGTTCGCGGTCGTAACGGAACACAACGGTGGCAACCACGTCCGCGTCCGCTGTGAGGACGGCGAGAACCGCATGGGCCGCATCCCCGGCCGCATGAAATACCGCACCTGGATCAACGAGGGCGACGTGGTCCTCGTGGAACCGTGGTCCTGGCAGGACGAGAAGGCGAACATCGAGTGGCGGTACTCCGGGCAGGACGCCGACCAGCTACGCCGCGAAGGCCACATCGACTGA